One genomic window of Pelodiscus sinensis isolate JC-2024 chromosome 14, ASM4963464v1, whole genome shotgun sequence includes the following:
- the PLEKHO2 gene encoding pleckstrin homology domain-containing family O member 2, with product MEEGVKEEVTEKPKRAPTADKAGWVKKSSGGLLGLWKDRYILICKTQLLVFEDEEEQKCLETVELESYDRCQDLRALLKRKNRFILIRSPGKKVHDIKFLAQSLEEKESWMKALNEGIGRGKNKILDEVKVDESLSLEHVTRDRVRLGHGRRPPTRIHLKEVAKSTSDGILRLDLDVVDNGPPDFTMTVSDNENIPPPKETPKPPMPPTKPSGLSEKQHAEENVADQELKKPLLPPAKKLDEHTPSEDKGSVSQGEDGEEYKASAEDNKENLMEVSNSSTAKAPIPPPKILSDKLKGVSWEESTPHSESTKELKPSRDDSKENLTDVVAIATEKPPIPPKILSEKLTAGLNSTPGSPEAKSSEGEEPSDSDLPGAGMEDGETTESASQNVEVEEGSERAADKQKEPQTIQGQTKTSLETEAKQESTKVPSKEKTLLSPSIVNSLPLRTRCASLGDLLDESKNAQKALQVPGFHKPPQSCLAKMEAKVACEREKTEKLLQKVLGGELEQAQKGNGPPVDAKTILNEAVEQLRQATQVLQEIKELNKEPREKQKGKQKDLVTLYRRSAP from the exons GGTGTGAAAGAGGAGGTCACGGAGAAACCAAAACGCGCTCCGACCGCAGACAAAGCCGGCTGGGTAAAGAAAAGCAGCGGAGGGCTCTTGGGATTATGGAAAGATCGGTACATCCTGATATGTAAAACGCAGCTGCTGGTGTTTGAAGATGAG GAAGAACAGAAGTGTTTAGAAACAGTGGAACTGGAGAGCTATGACAGGTGCCAGGATCTGCGTGCACTCTTGAAAAGGAAAAACCGTTTCATTTTAATTCGATCGCCGGGTAAGAAG gtccATGATATCAAATTTCTGGCTCAGAGTTTGGAAGAGAAAGAGTCATGGATGAAAGCCCTGAATGAAGGGATCGGCAGAGGCAAAAATAAGATACTTGATGAG GTGAAGGTAGATGAGAGCCTATCGCTGGAACATGTGACTCGAGACAGAGTCAGATTGGGTCATGGGCGCAGACCGCCTACGAGGATTCATCTGAAAGAG GTTGCCAAATCTACCTCCGATGGAATCTTGAGGCTGGATCTGGACGTAGTGGATAATGGCCCTCCAGACTTCACCATGACTGTCAGTGATAATGAGAACATCCCGCCTCCGAAGGAAACGCCAAAGCCACCGATGCCGCCCACAAAACCTAGCGGCTTGTCAGAGAAGCAGCATGCTGAGGAAAACGTTGCTGATCAAGAGCTTAAAAAGCCTTTGTTGCCTCCAGCTAAGAAGCTGGACGAGCACACGCCATCAGAGGACAAGGGGTCAGTCAGTCAGGGTGAGGATGGTGAAGAATACAAAGCATCCGCTGAGGACAATAAAGAGAACCTCATGGAGGTCAGCAATAGCAGCACGGCAAAGGCTCCGATTCCACCTCCTAAAATCTTATCAGACAAGCTGAAAGGGGTCAGCTGGGAGGAATCAACCCCTCACTCCGAAAGCACAAAAGAATTGAAACCTTCCAGGGATGACAGTAAAGAAAACCTCACGGATGTGGTCGCAATAGCTACTGAGAAACCTCCAATTCCACCTAAGATTTTATCAGAAAAATTGACAGCAGGTTTGAATTCCACCCCAGGCAGTCCAGAGGCGAAGAGTTCGGAAGGCGAGGAGCCCAGTGATTCAGACCTCCCTGGGGCTGGAATGGAAGATGGGGAAACGACAGAATCTGCTTCCCAAAATGTAGAGGTTGAAGAAGGAAGTGAGAGAGCTGCTGACAAGCAAAAGGAGCCACAAACAATACAGGGACAAACAAAGACTTCCTTAGAGACAGAGGCGAAGCAAGAAAGTACAAAGGTTCCTAGTAAAGAGAAAACACTTTTATCACCGTCCATAGTAAATTCCTTACCTCTCAGAACTCGCTGTGCCTCTCTCGGAGACCTGCTGGATGAATCGAAAAATGCACAAAAAGCACTTCAGGTTCCAGGCTTCCACAAGCCGCCCCAATCCTGCCTGGCTAAAATGGAGGCGAAAGTGGCCTGCGAAAGGGAGAAGACAGAGAAACTTCTGCAAAAGGTTTTAGGTGGAGAGTTAGAACAAGCCCAGAAGGGGAATGGTCCCCCAGTAGATGCAAAGACCATACTCAATGAAGCAGTAGAACAGCTTCGGCAAGCAACACAAGTCTTACAGGAAATTAAAGAACTGAATAAGGAACCGAGAGAGAAACAGAAAGGAAAGCAGAAGGATCTAGTGACTCTTTATAGGAGAAGTGCTCCCTGA